A DNA window from Bdellovibrio sp. BCCA contains the following coding sequences:
- a CDS encoding BON domain-containing protein has product MNTNIKWISAVLIAASFNVGLANDREHTANQTNQKTINTTNQKTAEDQMMNASDTELTRRVREQIVADNSLSVNAKNVKIISQNGRVTLKGPVDSTQERNKIETIAKSVSGAKIIVNETVVK; this is encoded by the coding sequence ATGAACACAAATATAAAATGGATATCAGCCGTTTTAATAGCGGCTTCTTTTAATGTTGGTTTGGCAAACGATAGAGAACATACAGCGAATCAAACCAATCAAAAAACAATAAATACTACAAATCAAAAGACGGCTGAAGATCAAATGATGAATGCAAGCGACACAGAGTTGACTCGACGTGTGCGCGAACAAATTGTCGCGGATAACAGTCTTTCTGTGAATGCGAAAAACGTTAAAATCATTTCACAAAATGGTCGTGTGACATTGAAAGGTCCTGTGGATTCAACTCAAGAACGAAACAAGATAGAGACCATTGCGAAAAGCGTCTCAGGAGCAAAAATCATTGTGAACGAGACCGTCGTCAAATAG
- a CDS encoding quinol:electron acceptor oxidoreductase subunit ActD, with protein sequence MAKQGRKVVFGIFKNRSELESCVDQLRLDGFRAEDVSVLMPEKGDTATFAHEKQTKAPEGAAIGTGTGAVLGGAFGWLVGIGAIATIPALGPLVAAGPIMSALAGLGVGGAVGGVTGALVGIGIPEYEAKRYEKYVKDGGMLISVHVDDNEWEDKAEKILEAAGAQDISNSSEVAQREFRKSTPSSDKSTHI encoded by the coding sequence ATGGCTAAACAAGGCAGAAAAGTGGTGTTCGGAATATTTAAAAATCGCTCCGAACTTGAAAGTTGTGTAGACCAATTACGTTTAGACGGTTTTAGAGCGGAAGACGTATCTGTGTTGATGCCTGAAAAAGGGGACACGGCGACTTTTGCGCATGAAAAACAAACGAAAGCTCCAGAGGGTGCCGCTATCGGTACAGGCACGGGAGCTGTTCTCGGTGGAGCCTTCGGATGGCTTGTCGGAATCGGTGCGATTGCAACAATTCCAGCATTGGGACCTTTGGTTGCGGCCGGCCCGATTATGAGCGCCTTAGCAGGACTCGGTGTGGGTGGAGCCGTCGGCGGAGTCACTGGTGCTTTAGTGGGTATCGGTATTCCCGAATATGAAGCCAAACGCTATGAAAAATATGTGAAAGACGGAGGTATGTTGATCTCTGTTCATGTCGACGATAACGAGTGGGAAGATAAGGCTGAAAAAATTCTTGAAGCTGCCGGAGCTCAGGATATTTCCAACTCATCTGAAGTTGCCCAAAGAGAATTTAGAAAATCCACACCTTCAAGCGATAAATCGACACATATCTGA
- the queG gene encoding tRNA epoxyqueuosine(34) reductase QueG produces MKSLIDETLEDLGFSHFGFTSLSKPLSFEFYKEWLNQGLHGDMKYLEDHAPIKEEPRSKWPRAQSALVFAIPYFPHPEKKQDFPLKQARVSLYAQGMDYHFWFKERMTELCKKLQGLMPEEEFLPFTDSSPVLERDLAKRAGLGWVGKNTCLIHPKKGSLFFIGEIYTSLKLETEIEPLPDFCGTCTRCIDICPTGALLEPRKMDARKCISYLTIESRQVPSEELRSQIGDWFFGCDLCQTVCPWNQKVFKGQLSIETNLTLTQENEELLIDDLRYILTASGKKIGRDFLGTPLARAGSFGLKRNALIVVANKRIKALSEEVRILLEHEKLGELASWTLKQIE; encoded by the coding sequence ATGAAATCTCTCATTGATGAAACCCTGGAAGATTTGGGATTTTCCCACTTCGGTTTCACGTCTTTAAGCAAACCTTTAAGTTTTGAGTTCTATAAAGAATGGCTCAACCAGGGATTGCATGGAGACATGAAGTACTTGGAAGATCACGCTCCCATCAAAGAAGAACCACGCAGCAAATGGCCTCGGGCGCAAAGCGCTTTGGTTTTTGCCATTCCTTATTTTCCTCATCCTGAAAAAAAGCAGGACTTCCCTTTAAAACAAGCACGGGTCAGTCTTTACGCTCAGGGAATGGATTATCATTTTTGGTTTAAAGAACGCATGACAGAACTCTGCAAAAAATTGCAGGGTCTTATGCCTGAAGAAGAGTTTCTTCCATTCACAGATAGCAGTCCGGTTTTAGAAAGAGATTTAGCCAAACGCGCGGGGCTTGGTTGGGTCGGAAAAAATACATGCCTCATCCACCCCAAAAAAGGCAGCTTGTTTTTTATTGGCGAGATCTACACATCCTTGAAGTTAGAAACTGAGATAGAACCGTTACCGGATTTTTGCGGGACGTGCACAAGGTGCATTGATATTTGTCCCACAGGCGCTCTTCTTGAGCCGCGTAAAATGGATGCACGAAAATGCATTTCCTATCTCACCATCGAATCAAGACAAGTGCCTTCCGAAGAATTGCGCTCTCAGATCGGCGATTGGTTTTTTGGGTGTGATTTATGTCAAACCGTCTGCCCTTGGAATCAAAAAGTTTTTAAAGGGCAGCTTTCGATTGAAACAAATTTAACTCTTACACAGGAGAACGAAGAGCTCCTCATCGATGATCTTCGATACATTCTCACAGCCTCAGGAAAAAAAATCGGCCGAGATTTCTTGGGGACCCCTCTGGCACGCGCGGGATCTTTCGGATTAAAAAGAAATGCTTTGATTGTTGTCGCAAATAAAAGAATCAAAGCACTTTCCGAGGAAGTAAGAATTCTTCTGGAGCACGAGAAACTGGGCGAACTCGCAAGTTGGACTCTTAAACAAATTGAATAA
- a CDS encoding CCA tRNA nucleotidyltransferase has protein sequence MSQVQKLLESHPHWSAVETIYHRLQAHGYKAFLAGGCVRDALLGITANDLDVATDATPEQIEELFEKTVNVGKVFGVMRVLVDGADIEVATFRTDGTYKDGRRPEGVHFSSPEEDAKRRDFTVNALFYDLASKNVLDFVEGEADLRNAILRTVGEAERRFREDHLRLLRAARFVAQLDFVLEQTTFDAVKQMAALVKTVSGERLRDEMGKLLKSKAVSKGLEVMVATELMQLLFPFRLRDNEWLGSYGAKEVWQTLALFFRNAKQDELSSAIQLLRLSTKEQRGIEKAWALWQKPDDFFALNLGKQLQKLTEEGSFWALQILMLEGSVWASQVKDLFKEWQLWQNQLPRPLLTGEDLKGKLTGKAIGVCLADAFELQLERKLQTRDEALTWLQKYLESDSHG, from the coding sequence ATGTCACAAGTTCAAAAGTTACTTGAATCTCACCCTCATTGGTCGGCTGTGGAAACAATTTACCACAGACTGCAAGCTCATGGCTACAAAGCCTTTTTGGCAGGGGGCTGTGTGCGAGATGCTCTTTTGGGGATTACGGCCAATGATTTGGACGTCGCCACGGACGCGACGCCAGAACAAATTGAGGAACTTTTTGAAAAGACCGTGAACGTCGGTAAGGTCTTCGGTGTGATGAGAGTTCTGGTGGACGGCGCCGATATTGAAGTGGCGACCTTTCGTACTGACGGAACCTACAAAGACGGCCGCCGTCCCGAGGGAGTGCATTTTTCTTCACCGGAAGAAGATGCCAAGCGCCGGGATTTCACTGTGAATGCCCTTTTTTACGATTTGGCTTCAAAAAATGTTTTAGATTTTGTCGAAGGGGAGGCCGATCTTCGTAATGCGATCCTGCGCACCGTCGGTGAAGCGGAAAGACGCTTTCGTGAAGATCATCTGCGTTTATTACGAGCGGCTCGTTTTGTTGCACAATTGGATTTCGTTTTGGAGCAAACCACATTTGATGCTGTTAAGCAAATGGCTGCGCTGGTGAAAACCGTGAGTGGCGAACGTCTTCGCGATGAGATGGGAAAGCTTTTAAAATCCAAAGCGGTTTCTAAAGGTTTGGAAGTGATGGTTGCTACAGAGTTGATGCAGCTTCTTTTTCCGTTTCGTTTGCGTGATAACGAATGGCTGGGAAGTTACGGAGCCAAAGAAGTTTGGCAAACGCTGGCGTTATTTTTTAGAAATGCGAAGCAGGACGAACTTTCTTCCGCTATTCAGCTTTTAAGACTTTCCACGAAAGAACAACGAGGCATTGAAAAGGCCTGGGCTCTTTGGCAAAAGCCGGATGATTTTTTCGCTTTGAATTTAGGAAAACAACTGCAAAAACTGACGGAAGAAGGATCTTTTTGGGCCCTGCAGATCTTAATGCTTGAAGGAAGTGTTTGGGCTTCTCAAGTAAAAGATCTTTTCAAAGAATGGCAGCTTTGGCAAAACCAGCTTCCTCGTCCTTTGTTAACAGGAGAAGATCTTAAGGGGAAACTTACGGGCAAAGCTATTGGCGTCTGTCTTGCTGACGCCTTTGAGTTGCAATTAGAACGAAAGCTTCAAACTCGAGACGAGGCTTTAACGTGGTTGCAGAAGTATTTAGAAAGTGATTCGCATGGATAA
- a CDS encoding RDD family protein translates to MDNIYVPSTYRRLVAQAVDSLIRVVFYLPFAKALFALIFTEEEVLISLGHLLLMFLIPAIYEFVFLVLMQATPGKWLMGLKVVPFSNPAQKLHWGQCILRPLTERLSLFFSWAIYAAAFFRYDRTHIADWVAETRVVQFTPRRKRAGLRWFLGSLLIIFYIYDGLHSAKNLIHVIDWENRQVDLRALVDSDSLSGVMDDYEDL, encoded by the coding sequence ATGGATAATATTTATGTTCCTAGCACGTATAGACGTTTAGTCGCCCAGGCGGTGGACTCTTTAATCCGCGTTGTTTTTTATCTGCCTTTTGCGAAAGCTTTGTTTGCTTTGATTTTTACAGAGGAAGAAGTGCTGATCTCCTTAGGGCATTTGCTTTTGATGTTCCTGATTCCTGCGATTTATGAATTTGTTTTTTTAGTTCTGATGCAGGCGACACCTGGTAAATGGCTGATGGGTTTAAAGGTTGTTCCGTTTTCAAATCCAGCGCAGAAACTCCACTGGGGTCAGTGTATTCTTCGTCCTCTCACAGAGCGTTTGTCGTTGTTTTTCTCTTGGGCTATTTATGCGGCGGCCTTCTTTCGTTATGACCGCACCCATATCGCTGACTGGGTCGCAGAAACTCGGGTCGTGCAGTTCACGCCTCGCCGCAAAAGAGCCGGCCTTCGCTGGTTTTTGGGAAGTCTTTTGATTATTTTCTACATCTACGATGGTCTTCATTCCGCTAAAAATCTCATTCACGTGATCGACTGGGAAAACCGCCAGGTGGATCTTCGCGCGCTTGTGGATTCGGATTCTCTTTCGGGGGTTATGGACGATTACGAGGATCTTTAG